The Mugil cephalus isolate CIBA_MC_2020 chromosome 21, CIBA_Mcephalus_1.1, whole genome shotgun sequence genome includes the window TGGCTTACACTGGAgctgaagtaaataaaatgtagatTAACAGTTAGTTTCactaaaatcactgcagcacagaacagaGAAGGCGTCAGAACAAAGGAGAACTTTGTGTGCTTGTCCAGAGGCTGAGCCAGTGAACAAGAACATGCGTTTCTGACCAGTCCAGGCTGTTAAGCATAATTTCAGCTTCTGCGTTTAAGTGTTACAGACGCTCTGGCGTTAGAGCAAATATGCTTCTGAGCACGGCCACGCGAGGACCTGTCGCACGTACCCTACACCGCTGTGAGAAATTTACACctgtgcgctcgtcagtctgactctgtaacaactccatcCATGCTGGgcaatgtgtgtcttttttgccagttggtttatatatatattatctataGTATACTgctattatatactgtttagttacaataacattaccatcatatcatcagttctactgccatcatcttgccactgcaccttatccaCCTGTGCATcttatgttttttatgtttttatttttgcacttatttttctacctcagtattttattctattgtattttattgtattcaaataGCAGACTGCTATGAcgacctaatttcccttcaggCATGATTAAAGTTATCTatgtatccatccatccatccatctatctgtccttaatttttgtttctttgtttaaattTCGTCTGAATTCCAAACATGAGTGATATAaatcctcagttaacctttccaattctttattgatccaaagcaatcaattcaaaaattgcagaAACGGAAacgcagctggaaatactaaagcataGTCACGTGACTACTAAGCGGACCAATTAAAGCTCTTGCGTTGCCACAGCGACTAGTTCcgtttctggggaggtgcatgaaTCCTCTGCAGCACTTCAGTACAGAAGCCTAAATTACGCACtctcacatatatatatatatatatatatatatttctgttgtcATGACGACACCCTAACGCTAGttggcactgtgtcttttttaccagtcaggttaatttttgtttacttttctatttcctgcttcactttcgaCAATGGCGACTGAAGCTTTAGCACAAGACCggacaaacaaatgtttttatctctCAACCTGCTCACTTaacctttcctttcctttcctttcctttcctttcctttcctttcctttccttttttttttatccgaaACAGTCAATTTGATAATTGAGATGGaaaagcagccggaaatactaaagcggaaacatgctTTACCAAGCggatcaatcacagctcttgtgggtATGCACATCAGGCTACACTGTTGGGGTCTGCTCTGGTCTGGGCTGATGCTGTAGCTGCAGTACTATAAATCACTATTAAGATGAAACAAACCAAGAAATCTGCATTTATTTGTCCGATGAGCTCCTCAGTCTTACAAGATgttttcatccaagtagcttctttagcTGTAAAAGACTGCTGGGGATTTGGGGTTTAAATAGTTAGAAGTAAATCTTTGGGTGGTGCCTACCTGGAACTTACATCACTAGtttctgttaatgaccagatactcatctgtagttggaggaaacttttgatcctgttttcctTTCCAGTGAATGGTCCTCTAACGACCCATCATCATTAAGAGcatcaaggtgtgaatgggggaCATGAAACTTTTTTGGGGTGAGGTGTTTAAGGTAGTATTGACAGCCCCTTTCACTCAGTAAATACACGTGATGTCCATTGTTTCCCTGCAATGTACACGATGACGTATTAGAGAGAGGAACAAACAGGTACACaactctcacagtgggaggtccgACCTGGGACTTCTGCCGATGAAAGTGCACCAAAGGAGAGTCGACAATGAAAGATTACTTTAAAGGCACCGCCATgatttttgtgttcatttatacATCTGATGTATATTGTGTGATCCATCTCTGCACGGAGTCCAAATCTTGTAGTGTTTAAAATAAGTTACAGATGCTGATGGTTAACTACCAAACAGACATTTTTCCCCATTTAAGTAATTTAAATTTGGAGTAAACacgttgttccttttttttttttcttcagtcttcATTTTGTTATCAGACCAGTGTTTCCGAAACGAAACCAAAGAATCTGGTGTGACCATACCTTATTAGTTATTTAGAGACAGATGTGGGTATTTCTCTCACCggcatgtcaacagtgtttcACAGTGTAAACGGAAATAAGTAAGTATTCTGACAGGTTGTTATTGCTTTAAACTATCTCCCAGTACACGCCACAGGGGATTTATTAGGCAGGATTAAAGGCAACCATTTCCCTCCTACCAACTCAAGGTTACAAGATGTGTGAAAAACTTCACTTaactgtgttgctgctgcagcattTGATCGCTACTTGGTGTCTCACAGAACACCAAGTAGCGATCATCCATTTTAGCTGCACATTTACTTGATTGCTTGCAGGCTGAAGTGgctattttaacattttaggtCACTGCACCCTTAAAGGAAGGGAGAGAGCGATATGGCTCTAACCTCCCCATTGAGATAGGCTGCAGCACACTGTGTTCAGTATTCCGATGTGCGGGGCCTATATCTATTTGGAACACGTAAATGAAGCTGGAAGTGGGCCAAGATAAAAACAGCTTCTCATTTGCTCCAGTTCGCCAGGTTTTTATTGTGGCAAACAATAGGCTTGTCATCACCGTGACCCAAAGCACAGTCCGCTCAGAATCACTGCCGCTAGCCTGTTTATGTCCTTAATGCAGCTTTTCACCCTCTCGAGTGTCTTTGTGACATGACGGCGCTATCTGTTCAATGTCTACGTATCCAGGTATCACAGCAGCGGGCGAGCTGGGATTTAGCACGGCCACCGAACAGGTTGACGAGCGCCGTCCTCGTAGTGAGCTCGCTGTTGAACGAACACAGCCACGTAGGACTAACTCCAATGAAAAGCCTAATTCGTCAGCATTATTATTTACGAATGGACCCTTTCCTGCTGTGCAGTTATAATGTGGCATCGCAGCTCAGCCATTATAATGATTCCAGGCAGTCAGACATTACAGCCTCCAGTGTTTATACTAGTgataaggttttttttttttatggcagtaTTTGTCTTGTCCCCAGTTGAACACTAGCTGTCAGTTAGTGACAGCTGCtatataaagcactttaacaGGAGTCCTTATCACACttgacacaaacagaaaagatttTCTATTTTACACTTTGGCGAAacgattttcattttctttatacgctctgtttcagtttgtgtttaaatcCTGCCTGTCCTGAATGCACTTTGCACACTCTCTTTGTGAGAGGTAATGAGCAGATTAACAGTAACATGAGGTCTTACGGATGTACACAGCTGTTGTATGCCTATAAATAGTTCTGTTCTAACTCCCtcttaaatattcattttggcTTTCCTTTTTGTGTGAGGATTAAACAAATGGATTCATGAACAAGTTCACCAGCATTCAGTTCATCGTGTAGCTGCTGTAATAACCTTTTTACAAGGAGGTCCAATGAATAGTAGCAGTTGTAACATGACCGTAAATGACTGCCTTTGTAAACAGTTGGAAACATCCAAACCAAATAATTAGTATAGATGATCAGTGTAACCTGCACTGACTGGCCTGCGCTCAGCTAATGCAGCTATACATAACTTGAGGTTAGCATCAAATGAGAAAGCTCTGCTGGACATAAATTCAATTCAGCGTATGGATGTAAAGGTATATTTATTAATGACTTTAGTAGAAAGTTCTAAGGTTTCTCTGGTTAATAACCAAACGTGAATACATCTGCACGTTTGGAGGTGAAAGCTAGTCACATAAAACCTACTCTGCTCAGACCAAAAGCTACTTCCCAGCAACGAGCTAGGCTACAAAACAAAACCTAGACTAAAACCTGAGGTACACCAATGATAATATGGCAGAGAGACATATATAAATTGTGCAATGTCAATGTTTCATAGCTGGTAGGAGCAAAAATTAACTGTTGCTGCTGGGTCTCATATAGCTGCTTAAATCTTATAGCCTTCTAATCCTTAAATTGACTCTACaatgaaatgttatcaagatgacaTGAAGAAGCAGggactattatttattttatcatttattttgacacatttcatatttaaacacatttaaacagctaTGTCTGGAAagtcaatagcagcgtgaccgGCCACAAAAAATAACACCATTGGAACAATGTTGCGCTATATTCAGTCTACATAAGGATACCATTGTGACCTTGGACCGGGTtagggttgttgtttttctcattcataaaacgctaaaatccAGTagattttcggggacagctttaggcgggggacaggtcatccaaaaccgGGACTGTCCCCACAAATTGGCaatgtctggtcaccctaaaaaaattgttgtgttttcattgcatttacaattttttttttttttaaaatgtttactttcttttctttctttttttttccagagtctCACATCCATGAAGATGGCAACATGTGGCGCTGAGTTGACAACCCCTGCACCCGCAGCATCATGTTTGATGTGACCTATCCAGTGACGATGCCTGTTCACCCTGGGGAAGAATGGTTTACTCCACTAGGATTCCCCTCTCAGAGGCAGGGGACATTAACACAAGTCTCTGCTGCCTCATTACGGGGCTGCTGAACCTTTCAGAGAGGCCGCAGATGGAGACCATCTCTATGGCGAACGTTTCCCTGGGCGCCCGGTCTCCGCCAGAACCAACCGCCCCGGGAGTGGACGACGCACAGATGCTGCGAGGCGTCGGCCTGCCTCTGCAGATCGTCTTCTGCGTCGTCATGGTTGCCATCCTGCTGGTGGCCCTGGCGGGGAACGTTGTGGTGTGCCTGATGGTGTACCAGAGATCTGCCATGCGGTCGGCCATCAACATCCTCCTGGCGAGCCTCGCGTTTGCAGACATGATGCTGGCCATCCTGAACATGCCCTTTGCTCTGGTGACAGTTGTGACCACCAACTGGATTTTTGGAGACGTTTTCTGCCGGGTTTCGGCcatgttgttttggttgtttgtgaTGGAAGGTGTGGCTATACTGCTTATAATAAGCATAGATcgttttcttattattgttCAGAAGCAAGATAAGCTGAGCCCACAGAGAGCTAAATTGCTCATCGTGGTCACCTGGGgactctctttcattttctccttccctcttgCTGTTGGCTCCCCTCTCCTACAGATTCCTCCCAGGGCCCCTCAGTGTGTGTTCGGCTACAGCACCGAGCCTGGTTATCACGCCTATGTATTGATACTAATGctagtcttttttttcatacccTTCATGGTCATGCTGTACACATTCATGGGAATCCTGAACACCATCCGCCACAATGCCATCCGCATCCACAGCCACTCGGACAGCATCTGCTTGAGCCAGGCCAGTAAGCTGGGCCTGCTGAGCCTCCAGAGGCCCTTCCAAATGAACATCGACATGAGCTTCAAGACCCGTGCCTTCACcaccatcctcatcctcttctccgTGTTTACAGTGTGCTGGGCGCCCTTCACTGCCTACAGCCTGGTGACGACCTTCAGTGACGGGTTCTAccaaaaagacagtttttttcaGATCAGCACGTGGGTCCTGTGGTTGTGCTACCTCAAGTCCGCCCTCAATCCTCTTATTTACTACTGGCGCATCAAGAAGTTTCGCGACGCTTGCCTTGATCTAATGCCCAAGTACTTCAAGTTTCTTCCTCAGCTGCCAGGCAACACCAAGAGGCGCATACAGCCGAGTGCGGTGTACGTATGCGGAGAGCATCGTTCTGTGGTTTAATTGAAAGATGTGCTCTGCGCTGTCGAAAACACATAATAATTCCTGTTTTGTCATTTGGTGGCATACTTCTCTTATCAGAATGCCTATTCAGAATGGAAATATCATTGCATTAAAAAGGCAGAAGGCGGAGAAGGTGGCTTATTGCGACAGGAATTAGTTAGAAGATCCAGTCAAGAATGTCCAGTTTAAGTTGAACTTGCAGGAGTTATAAGGCTTGACTGATAAGAAACTACTGAACACTGCAAGCGATTATACAGTAGAGCGTAGAAACTGGGCTGGGTATTGTTAGATTTCCGTCTGTACTACATGCATTATC containing:
- the gpr63 gene encoding probable G-protein coupled receptor 63; translated protein: MVYSTRIPLSEAGDINTSLCCLITGLLNLSERPQMETISMANVSLGARSPPEPTAPGVDDAQMLRGVGLPLQIVFCVVMVAILLVALAGNVVVCLMVYQRSAMRSAINILLASLAFADMMLAILNMPFALVTVVTTNWIFGDVFCRVSAMLFWLFVMEGVAILLIISIDRFLIIVQKQDKLSPQRAKLLIVVTWGLSFIFSFPLAVGSPLLQIPPRAPQCVFGYSTEPGYHAYVLILMLVFFFIPFMVMLYTFMGILNTIRHNAIRIHSHSDSICLSQASKLGLLSLQRPFQMNIDMSFKTRAFTTILILFSVFTVCWAPFTAYSLVTTFSDGFYQKDSFFQISTWVLWLCYLKSALNPLIYYWRIKKFRDACLDLMPKYFKFLPQLPGNTKRRIQPSAVYVCGEHRSVV